The following proteins are co-located in the Candidatus Accumulibacter cognatus genome:
- a CDS encoding serine/threonine-protein phosphatase, with amino-acid sequence MKFSIYQESRTGMRANNEDRLAYCYSREALLMVVADGMGGHYYGEVAAQIAVQTLTEAFTREFRPRMRDPFLFLQKGMINAHRAIVDYAERHHLVDSPRTTCVACIVQNNIAYWVHSGDSRLYLLRNGKVLAQTRDHSRVRQLFDQGVISEEQMAGHPDRHKIYGCLGGQQKPEIEYSRKATLEAGDVLALCTDGVWGVLPAGTLALSLKTADLAYAVPLLLNDAQIRGGSHADNLSLIAVRWGDSYSDESSGGSGTSSLISTKTMPKDSVTKIIDEFGRHQSGKTDLSEEEIELAIEEIRSTIQKYTK; translated from the coding sequence ATGAAATTCAGCATCTACCAGGAAAGTCGTACCGGCATGCGCGCCAACAACGAAGACCGCCTGGCTTACTGCTACTCACGGGAAGCCTTGCTGATGGTCGTCGCCGATGGCATGGGCGGTCACTATTATGGTGAGGTCGCAGCCCAAATCGCGGTGCAGACACTGACCGAGGCATTCACGCGCGAATTCAGGCCACGCATGCGTGACCCCTTTCTGTTTCTGCAGAAGGGAATGATCAACGCCCACCGGGCCATCGTCGACTATGCCGAAAGGCATCATCTGGTCGACTCGCCGCGTACCACCTGCGTCGCCTGCATCGTGCAGAATAACATCGCGTACTGGGTGCACTCGGGTGATTCACGGCTATATCTGCTGCGTAACGGAAAGGTGCTGGCGCAAACCAGGGATCACTCGCGTGTCCGACAATTATTCGATCAAGGGGTGATCAGCGAAGAACAAATGGCCGGGCACCCCGACCGCCACAAAATCTACGGCTGTCTGGGTGGCCAGCAAAAACCGGAGATCGAGTACTCCCGCAAGGCAACCCTGGAAGCAGGCGATGTCCTGGCGCTGTGCACGGATGGTGTATGGGGCGTGCTACCCGCCGGTACCCTGGCACTCTCCCTGAAGACCGCCGATCTGGCCTATGCCGTGCCGCTGCTTCTTAACGATGCGCAAATCCGCGGTGGTTCACACGCCGACAACCTGTCGTTGATCGCCGTGCGCTGGGGAGACAGTTACAGCGATGAGAGCAGTGGCGGGAGTGGGACGAGTAGCCTGATCTCCACCAAGACTATGCCGAAAGACTCGGTCACCAAGATCATCGATGAATTCGGACGCCACCAGAGCGGCAAGACTGACCTCTCCGAAGAGGAGATCGAACTCGCCATCGAAGAGATCCGCTCGACCATCCAAAAGTACACCAAATAG
- the rph gene encoding ribonuclease PH, with amino-acid sequence MRSSKRQASQLRQVQITRRFTRHAEGSVLIEIGDTRVLCTASVEESVPPFLRGRGQGWVTAEYGMLPRSTHTRTGREAAKGKQSGRTQEIQRLIGRALRAVTDLKVLGERQITLDCDVLQADGGTRCAAITGAWLALNDACEHLLSQGKISKNPLRDQVAAISVGIYQGAAILDLDYAEDADCDTDMNVVMTGQQGIVEIQGTAEGNPFTRTQMDELLDLAATGIGELMAQQKAALHS; translated from the coding sequence ATGCGCTCCAGCAAACGTCAGGCATCACAGTTGCGCCAAGTGCAGATCACCCGCCGCTTCACTCGCCACGCCGAAGGCTCGGTACTGATCGAAATCGGCGATACCCGCGTCCTGTGCACTGCCAGCGTCGAAGAGTCGGTACCGCCCTTTCTGCGCGGTCGCGGCCAGGGCTGGGTCACCGCCGAATACGGCATGCTGCCGCGGTCGACGCACACACGGACTGGACGTGAGGCGGCGAAGGGCAAGCAAAGCGGTCGCACCCAGGAAATCCAGCGCCTGATCGGGCGCGCGCTGCGTGCGGTGACCGATTTGAAAGTGCTCGGCGAACGCCAGATCACGCTCGACTGCGACGTCCTCCAGGCTGACGGCGGCACGCGTTGCGCTGCGATCACCGGTGCCTGGCTGGCGCTCAACGATGCCTGCGAGCATCTGTTGAGCCAGGGCAAGATCAGCAAAAACCCGCTGCGTGACCAAGTCGCCGCGATTTCAGTCGGGATCTATCAGGGCGCAGCGATTCTCGATCTCGACTACGCCGAGGACGCCGACTGCGACACCGACATGAACGTGGTGATGACTGGTCAGCAAGGCATCGTCGAGATCCAGGGGACCGCTGAAGGCAATCCCTTTACGCGAACACAGATGGACGAGTTGCTGGACCTCGCTGCGACTGGCATCGGTGAGCTGATGGCGCAGCAGAAAGCGGCCCTGCACTCATGA
- the rdgB gene encoding RdgB/HAM1 family non-canonical purine NTP pyrophosphatase, protein MKLVLASNNTKKLKELDAILAPLDWQLIPQGELGVPEAEEPHCTFVENALAKARHASRLTGLPALADDSGLCVDAFGGAPGVQSARYAGEPRSDSRNNEKLLFELGDNTQRMAHFVSLIVFVRHADDPQPIIAEGEWHGEILSAARGEDGFGYDPLFYIRELDRTAAELDAAEKNRRSHRGQALARLVERLQARAQLSLPR, encoded by the coding sequence ATGAAACTTGTTCTGGCTTCAAACAATACCAAGAAACTCAAGGAACTCGACGCGATTCTCGCACCACTGGATTGGCAACTCATTCCCCAGGGCGAACTCGGAGTTCCCGAGGCCGAAGAACCGCATTGCACCTTCGTCGAGAATGCTCTGGCCAAGGCGCGCCACGCGTCACGGCTGACTGGCCTGCCAGCGCTGGCCGACGACTCGGGCCTCTGTGTCGACGCTTTTGGCGGCGCTCCCGGCGTACAGTCTGCCCGCTACGCCGGCGAACCCAGGTCTGATTCCCGAAACAATGAAAAGCTGCTCTTCGAACTCGGCGACAACACTCAGAGGATGGCTCACTTCGTTTCGTTGATCGTTTTTGTTCGCCACGCCGACGATCCGCAACCGATCATTGCAGAGGGTGAATGGCACGGCGAAATTCTCTCGGCAGCACGCGGTGAAGATGGTTTTGGCTATGATCCGCTGTTCTATATCCGCGAACTGGACCGGACTGCGGCGGAACTCGACGCCGCCGAGAAGAACCGCCGTTCGCACCGTGGTCAGGCGCTCGCCCGCCTCGTCGAGCGCTTGCAAGCGCGCGCGCAACTTTCACTTCCACGCTGA
- a CDS encoding oxygen-independent coproporphyrinogen III oxidase-like protein: protein MPGSRSRMIIPLLPQARLAAIKEPEPRFRSPPPLSLYVHIPWCVQKCPYCDFNSHSLQVGSSTAPTAIPESDYLAALVADLESALPLVWGRRIDSLFFGGGTPSLLSGAGLDQLLAALRSRLTFLPGAEITLEANPGTVEAARFAAFRDAGINRLSLGIQSFNPQHLKALGRIHDDHEARRAITIAARHFDNFNLDLMYGLPGQTLAEALADLDAALAFSPPHLSCYQLTIEANTAFAARPPALPEDDLCADMQDAIEARLAAAGYLHYETSAFAIPGRQCQHNLNYWHFGDYLGIGAGAHGKLTLHDRVLRQMRWKGPEQYLAQVAAGMPVQEEFAVAAADLPFEFMINALRLVQGFDAQIFESRTALSLLSIEGKLRQAEQEGLIERQRQRIVPSEHGRRFLNRLLVGFLADAG from the coding sequence ATGCCGGGTAGCCGAAGCCGGATGATCATTCCTTTATTGCCGCAGGCGCGCCTGGCGGCAATAAAGGAACCCGAACCGCGATTTCGCAGCCCGCCGCCACTCTCTCTTTATGTCCACATTCCTTGGTGCGTGCAGAAGTGCCCCTACTGCGATTTCAACTCGCATTCGTTGCAGGTGGGCAGCAGCACGGCGCCGACGGCGATCCCCGAAAGCGACTACCTGGCTGCCCTGGTTGCAGACCTTGAGTCGGCGCTGCCGCTGGTCTGGGGACGCCGTATCGACAGCCTCTTTTTTGGCGGCGGGACGCCCAGCCTGCTCTCGGGCGCGGGGCTCGATCAACTCCTGGCCGCACTGCGCAGCCGCCTGACCTTCCTGCCGGGCGCCGAGATCACGCTCGAAGCCAATCCGGGAACCGTTGAAGCGGCCCGCTTCGCAGCCTTTCGCGACGCCGGGATCAACCGCCTGTCGCTTGGCATTCAGAGCTTCAATCCACAGCACCTCAAGGCGCTCGGCCGCATCCATGACGATCACGAAGCTCGGCGAGCGATCACGATCGCCGCCCGCCATTTCGACAATTTCAATCTCGACCTGATGTATGGCCTGCCCGGGCAGACGCTGGCCGAGGCGCTCGCCGACCTCGACGCGGCGCTGGCGTTTTCACCACCACACCTGTCCTGCTATCAACTGACCATCGAAGCGAATACCGCTTTCGCCGCCAGGCCACCGGCGCTGCCCGAAGATGACCTGTGTGCCGACATGCAGGACGCCATCGAAGCCAGGCTGGCAGCGGCCGGCTACCTGCACTACGAAACCTCGGCCTTCGCAATACCTGGCCGGCAGTGCCAGCATAACCTCAACTACTGGCATTTTGGCGACTATCTGGGAATTGGTGCCGGAGCACATGGCAAGCTGACGCTGCACGATCGCGTTCTGCGCCAGATGCGCTGGAAAGGACCGGAGCAGTATCTGGCCCAGGTTGCAGCCGGGATGCCGGTGCAGGAAGAGTTTGCCGTCGCTGCCGCGGATTTGCCGTTCGAGTTCATGATCAACGCGTTGCGCCTGGTGCAGGGTTTCGACGCACAGATCTTCGAGTCGCGGACCGCGCTGTCGCTGCTCAGCATCGAGGGCAAGCTGCGACAGGCCGAGCAGGAAGGACTGATCGAACGCCAACGGCAGCGCATTGTCCCGAGCGAGCACGGCAGGCGCTTTCTCAATCGCCTGCTGGTGGGTTTCCTGGCGGACGCGGGGTGA
- a CDS encoding ankyrin repeat domain-containing protein → MRVKPLIKPLGCWALLLCCLLAAPVSAEASVPDPITFEYAVERGDLRTVKRWLDEGLNPEYQAAHIGTGLMVAAWYGQIDMMALFVERGADLRQTNRHGEQALQLAAWGGHQEAVKWLLDRGAPLERVGNQWGALHYAVFNGHERVVSDLLARGANVNARAPNGATPLMMAAREGHENLARSLLEAGANPKLQSDWGDSALTMAMRYDHLRLAKMISSPEEFAIAVKAPKESFGEATRSAAVTPTIDAILKEIRLAEAEGRPSEELHKKLRAAVNELRVSAVPLAQRPMPRPYVPRSMVITARRAQPGAERAQLVVTPRPPGNPPAGD, encoded by the coding sequence ATGCGTGTGAAGCCTTTGATCAAGCCACTCGGTTGCTGGGCCTTGCTCCTGTGCTGCCTGCTGGCCGCGCCGGTGTCAGCCGAGGCATCGGTACCCGATCCCATCACGTTCGAATATGCCGTCGAGCGGGGTGATCTGCGAACCGTCAAACGCTGGCTCGACGAGGGCCTGAATCCGGAGTACCAGGCAGCTCACATTGGGACAGGTCTGATGGTCGCTGCCTGGTATGGCCAGATAGACATGATGGCACTGTTCGTCGAACGCGGTGCCGATTTGCGGCAAACCAATCGCCATGGTGAACAAGCGCTGCAACTGGCGGCCTGGGGTGGGCATCAGGAGGCCGTCAAATGGTTGCTCGATCGTGGTGCGCCGCTCGAACGTGTCGGCAACCAGTGGGGGGCACTGCACTACGCGGTCTTCAATGGCCACGAAAGGGTGGTCAGCGATCTGCTGGCGCGCGGTGCCAATGTCAATGCGCGCGCACCGAACGGGGCCACGCCGTTAATGATGGCGGCTCGTGAAGGCCATGAAAATCTGGCGCGAAGTTTGCTGGAAGCGGGGGCCAATCCGAAACTCCAGAGCGATTGGGGTGATTCGGCACTGACCATGGCCATGCGCTACGACCACCTGCGTCTGGCAAAAATGATTTCGTCGCCAGAGGAATTCGCGATTGCCGTCAAGGCACCGAAGGAGAGCTTTGGCGAAGCAACGCGCTCGGCTGCGGTCACGCCGACAATCGACGCCATCCTCAAGGAGATTCGTCTTGCGGAAGCCGAAGGACGGCCGAGCGAGGAGCTGCACAAGAAACTGCGTGCCGCGGTCAATGAACTGCGGGTCAGCGCGGTCCCGCTGGCGCAGCGGCCGATGCCGCGCCCCTATGTGCCGCGCTCGATGGTGATCACCGCTCGCCGCGCTCAACCTGGTGCCGAGCGCGCGCAGTTGGTCGTCACCCCGCGTCCGCCAGGAAACCCACCAGCAGGCGATTGA
- a CDS encoding energy transducer TonB, whose product MLPCLPFAIALSLALHAGVLFWDARKLSLPTAPPPIEASLQSPAPPPARHNEPLMKNTLTDDPAPVKAVPPAPPAARALPPNARAAARHQIEAAQRKLSQHLYYPPAAVARGLEGEVRLLLTIADDGSITDVVVAASSGHALLDQAAVKAAYTMGRIDWANSREFILPVIFRLE is encoded by the coding sequence ATGTTGCCTTGCCTGCCCTTTGCCATCGCTCTCTCGCTCGCCCTGCACGCCGGGGTGCTGTTTTGGGATGCCCGCAAACTCAGCCTGCCGACGGCACCGCCACCAATCGAGGCATCCCTGCAGTCGCCAGCGCCTCCTCCTGCGCGTCACAACGAGCCGCTGATGAAAAATACGCTCACTGATGACCCGGCTCCCGTCAAGGCGGTACCCCCTGCCCCGCCGGCTGCTCGTGCGTTGCCGCCAAACGCCAGAGCGGCGGCGAGGCACCAGATCGAGGCCGCACAGCGCAAATTGTCGCAGCATCTTTACTACCCGCCCGCAGCCGTCGCCCGCGGCCTCGAAGGCGAAGTGCGCTTGCTGCTGACGATTGCCGACGACGGCAGCATCACCGACGTCGTCGTAGCCGCCAGCAGTGGCCATGCCCTCCTCGACCAGGCGGCGGTGAAAGCGGCCTACACGATGGGGCGTATTGACTGGGCGAACTCACGCGAGTTCATTCTGCCGGTCATCTTCCGCCTGGAGTGA